CTGGAGAAGCTTTAAATGCTGCAGCGATTTCAGCAATGTACTCGCCGTTGTAGGCCTGCTCCGGCCAAGCAGCATCGCCTGGCTTTAATCCATTTAAGCGAGCCTGTACCGACAAAGCTAAATTTGCGATTTGTACGCCAGCATCGTTGTAATAAAACTCACGATGCACCTTAATGCCTTGAGTAGCCAATAAGTTTGCCAAGGCATCACCGAGCGCAGCTTGTCTTCCATGGCCAACATGCAAGGGGCCCGTTGGATTTGCCGAAACAAACTCAATCATTGCGCTTGGTACTGCAGCACTGCTGGAAGGTAGCTCACCAAAATGAGTTCCGGCTGAGAGTATTTCGCTAACTACCGCCGTCTTTGCCGCGTTACTCAAGCGAAAGTTGATAAAGCCAGGTCCCGCGATTTCACAAGAAGCAATTAATTGGTCAAAACCGGGTTGCAGCTGTAAACGCTCTACCAGCGCCTGCGCAAGCTCCCTTGGATTGAGTTTCCAAGCCTTGGAAAGCTGGAGAGCAATATTGCAGGCAACATCCCCATGATCTACCGCCTTAGGGCGCTCTAAACGAGCGCTGGGCACATCCCCCAGGCCACGCTCTTGAGCCAAGCCCTGAAGGGCGCTACCCAGCATTTCAATTAAACGATTTTTATTAGTTAACAACATAGTTAGGTGAGTTTATCAGGTGGTAAGCTATCGAAATGATCTATCAATTTCGCTCAAAAGCTGGTCCAGATGTCATCATGCTGGCCGATCTAACCAAGCGAATCTTCGATATTTTGGGGCGCCCTTTAGAGCCCAGGGGAATTCTCACGGTTGAGCAACTTCCCGATCTCATCACTGCCTTAGAAACGGCCATTTTGAAAGATTTAGAAGAAAGATCCAAAGCTAAGTCCGAGACCGAAGATGGCGCTGAAAAACCCAAGCTTGCAGACCGACTTGGGCAAAGAGCCTACCCATTCCTAGAATTAATGAAGCAGGCAAAGTCCAAAGACGAACCCGTAATGTGGGGCGTTTAATCTAATAAGCTAGCAAGTTGACGGCGAGTGTCTTCCACTGATTGGCCACGACGCTTAGCCAAGTCTTCCACCTGATCATCCGAGAGTTTGCCTACGTTAAAGTAACGGGCATCTGGATGGGCCAAATAGAAACCGCTTACGCTTGAGGCTGGATTCATGGCCATAGATTCTGTCAAGGTCATGCCGATATCCTCAGACCCAATCACGCGCAATAAATCTTCTTTAACTTCATGTGCAGGGCAGGCTGGATAGCCAGGCGCTGGACGAATACCGCGATATTCCTCATTGATCATTTGATCGTTTGTCAAAATCTCATCCGTTGCATATCCCCACAAATCGGTGCGTACGCGATGGTGCATTAACTCAGCAAACGCTTCAGCTAAACGATCCGCCAAAGCCTTCAACATAATTGCGCTGTAATCATCATGCTTTGCTTGAAACTCAGCCACTTTCTTTTCTACGCCATGGCCTGTTGTCACAGCAAAACAACCGAGGTAATCAGCAACACCTAAATCTTTTGGCGCAACATAATCAGCCAAACAACGATTTGGTCTGCGAACGCCCTCTACAACCGGTCTCTCAGATTGTTGGCGCAAGTTATGCCACACAAACAAAGGATGCTCACGAGCTTCATCGCTATACAAAACGATATCGTCACCAATTGTGTTGGCAGGATAAAAAGCAACTACTGCATCAGCCTGCAGCCATTGGCCTTTAATCAACTTATCGAGCAAGGCCTGAGCATCTTCAAATACCTTGCGCGCCTCGACACCAACGATCTCATCATCCAGGATTGCCGGGAATTTTCCAGCCAAATCCCAAGTCTGAAAGAATGGCGTCCAGTCGATATACTTCGCGATATCGCTTAGTGCAAAGTTTTTAAATACACGACGTCCAATAAATTTAGGTTTCTCTGGCACATAAGATGACCAGTCAATCATCTCGCGATTCTTACGTGCAGCCTCTAATGAAATGGTTGGCGCAGCTTTTTTATTGGCATGCTGCTCACGGATACGCACATAGTCATCGCGTAAATCTTGAATAAATTTCTTAGCACTTTCGTCTGAGAGCAAGCTAGAAGCAACCGATACAGAACGTGAAGCATCTGGCACATAAACTACCGGGCCATCGTAGTGTGGGGCAATTTTTACGGCAGTATGAACACGAGAGGTTGTTGCACCACCAATCATCAATGGAATTTGACGTTCGCGGAACCAGTCGTCACGTTGCATTTCTTGGGCAACATAAGTCATCTCTTCCAGAGACGGTGTAATTAAGCCTGATAGGCCAACAATGTCTGCATTCTCTTCCTTGGCGCGCTTCAGAATCTCTGCACACGGAACCATCACGCCCATATTGGCGACTTCAAAGTTATTACACTGCAGAACTACAGTCACAATATTTTTTCCAATATCGTGAACGTCACCTTTAACAGTAGCCATCACAATTTTGCCCTTGGCTTTAGCTTCTCCGCCTGCAGCAATGTGTTGACGCTTTTCTTCCTCGATGTAAGGAATCAAAATAGCAACCGCTTGCTTCATCACGCGAGCGCTCTTGACAACCTGAGGCAGGAACATTTTGCCGGCACCAAATAGATCACCAACGACATTCATGCCATCCATGAGGGGGCCTTCAATCACCTCAATTGGTCGGCCGCCTGCACCCATGATTTCTGCGCGCAACTCTTCAGTGTCATCTTCAATGTAAGTTGTAATGCCATGAACTAGAGCGTGTGTTAGGCGTTCACGCACTGGTGCCTCACGCCACACCAAATTCTCAACTTGTTTAGCGCCGCCGCCTTTAAATTGATCTGCAATATCAAGCAAGCGCTCAGTTGGGGTCTTGCCATCTTTTTCTTTAAAGCGGTTAAGCACCACATCTTCTACGCGCTCGCGCAAATCAGGATCTAGATCGGCGTATACACCTAACTGACCAGCATTCACAATACCCATGTCCATGCCAGCTTGAATAGCGTGATACAGAAACACCGTATGAATTGCTTCACGAACACGATCATTGCCGCGGAACGAGAAGCTCACATTAGAAACGCCACCACTTACTTTGGCGCCAGGCAGATTTTCTTTAATCCAGCGAGTAGCATTGATGAAGTCAACTGCGTAGTTGTCGTGCTCTTCAATACCAGTAGCAATGGCAAAAATATTGGGGTCAAAGATAATGTCTTCTGCAGGAAAACCGATCTCGTTTACCAAGATCTCATAGCAGCGCTGACAGATCTCTGTCTTACGTTTAAATGTATCAGCCTGACCAACCTCATCAAAAGCCATCACTACTGAAGCCGCACCGTAGCGACGAATTAAACGTGCTTGCTTTCTGAAAGGCTCCTCGCCCTCTTTAAGAGAGATCGAGTTAACAATCGGCTTACCTTGAATACATTTCAAACCCGCTTCGATCACACTCCACTTTGAGGAGTCAATCATGATGGGTACACGAGCAATATCAGGCTCTGACGCAATGAGATTTAAGAAGCGTGTCATAGCCGCTTCAGAATCAAGCATCGCCTCATCCATATTGATGTCGATGACTTGAGCGCCGTTTTCAACTTGTTGACGCGCTACTGCTAACGCCTCATCAAATTGATTATTCAAAATCATGCGGGCAAACGCTTTTGAACCTGTGACGTTAGTACGCTCACCAATATTCACGAAGCCGACATCAGCTGTAACGTTAAAAGGTTCGAGACCGGAGAGCTTCATCGCTGGCATAGATTTTTTCTCTAGCTTGCTCATGCTGCCACCCCTGCATTTTCACGATAGAACGCACGAGGTTTGCGCTTGGCAACAGCATCTGCAATTGCGCGAATATGGTCAGGAGTAGTGCCGCAACAGCCGCCCACTAAATTTACTAAGCCATCTTTAGCAAAGCCATCTACCAAGCTAGAAGTAATTTCAGGCGTTTCATCAAAGCCCGTATCGCTCATTGGGTTAGGCAGGCCGGCATTGGGGTAGCAAGAAACTGCGGCATCACAAATCCTTGCCAGTTCTGCGATGTAGGGGCGCATTAGTGCAGCACCTAGAGCACAGTTCAGACCAAAAGTCAGCGGCTTAATGTGACGCAAACTGTTCCAAAACGCTTCAACAGTTTGTCCAGACAAAATACGACCCGATGCATCAGTCACCGTTCCAGAAATCATGACTGGCAAACGCTCACCCGTCTCTTCAAAGAATTCATCTAGCGCAAACAATGCTGCTTTGGCATTCAGTGTGTCAAAAATAGTTTCGACTAAAAATAAATCTACACCACCCGCAAATAAACCTTCAATCTGTTCACGATAAGAAGCACGTAGAGCATCGAAAGTGACGTTGCGCGCACCCGGATCATTTACGTCAGGAGAAATGCTGGCAGTCTTTGGTGTAGGCCCAATCGCGCCCGCAGCAAAGCGTGGCTTTTCAGGGGTGCTGTATTTTTCACATGCAGCGCGCGCCAACTTTGCAGAGACTTCATTCATCTCACGCGCTAAGCCGGCCATCTTGTAATCCTCTTGTGCAACTGAGGTTGCACCAAAAGTATTGGTTTCAATAATGTCTGCACCAGCATCTAAATACTGCTCATGAATTTTGCTAATAATTTGAGGCTGGGTCAGAACCAAAAGTTCGTTATTGCCTTTGATGTCACCTGGATGATCAGCAAAACGAGTATTCCCCGGCAACCCACGATAGTCAGCTTCAGTTAATTTGTATTGCTGGATCATGGTACCCATAGCGCCATCCAAAATGAGGATGCGCTGCTTTAGCAGCTCAGGAAGTGCCTGACCGCGGGTATAAGGCTGGGATAAACCATTAAATTGCATTATTGAACCGGGAATAATCTCTAGAATCCCTTATTCTATTGGAAAAGCCACTTTTCATTTACCCCGGAGCCCCTATGTTTGGAACCATTCCAGAATTCAACCAAAGCCTTGATATGTTTAAAACCATGTGGGGTCAAGGTGCAGCGGCACAAGCCGGACAGTTTCCCTTTTCCGCTGATGCTTCTAAGGCCGGCGGTGGCTTTGGGGCAGCCTTTCCTGGCTTAGATGTAGACGAGCTAGAAAAACGCATTAAAGACCTTAAAAGCGTTGAAAACTGGCTCAATTTGAATCTGAATATCCTGAAATCGACCATTCAAGGTCTTGAGGTGCAACACGCCACGATGATGGCGCTCAAATCCTTTGGTGACGCAGTGTCAGCTGCTGGAGCTGCAGCAACAAGCCCTAGCGAAACCTCTGAAACTACATCAACTAAATCGACGAAGGCTAAACCGCGGAAAACCGCAGCACGCCGTCCTCGCAAAGCTGGCGATCCAACTTTCCTCGACGAAGTAGGTAATTCAGATGAGCAATAGCCTCACCCATCGCAAATGTGAGTTGA
The window above is part of the Polynucleobacter sp. AP-Kolm-20A-A1 genome. Proteins encoded here:
- a CDS encoding DUF1840 domain-containing protein, with the protein product MIYQFRSKAGPDVIMLADLTKRIFDILGRPLEPRGILTVEQLPDLITALETAILKDLEERSKAKSETEDGAEKPKLADRLGQRAYPFLELMKQAKSKDEPVMWGV
- the metH gene encoding methionine synthase; translation: MSKLEKKSMPAMKLSGLEPFNVTADVGFVNIGERTNVTGSKAFARMILNNQFDEALAVARQQVENGAQVIDINMDEAMLDSEAAMTRFLNLIASEPDIARVPIMIDSSKWSVIEAGLKCIQGKPIVNSISLKEGEEPFRKQARLIRRYGAASVVMAFDEVGQADTFKRKTEICQRCYEILVNEIGFPAEDIIFDPNIFAIATGIEEHDNYAVDFINATRWIKENLPGAKVSGGVSNVSFSFRGNDRVREAIHTVFLYHAIQAGMDMGIVNAGQLGVYADLDPDLRERVEDVVLNRFKEKDGKTPTERLLDIADQFKGGGAKQVENLVWREAPVRERLTHALVHGITTYIEDDTEELRAEIMGAGGRPIEVIEGPLMDGMNVVGDLFGAGKMFLPQVVKSARVMKQAVAILIPYIEEEKRQHIAAGGEAKAKGKIVMATVKGDVHDIGKNIVTVVLQCNNFEVANMGVMVPCAEILKRAKEENADIVGLSGLITPSLEEMTYVAQEMQRDDWFRERQIPLMIGGATTSRVHTAVKIAPHYDGPVVYVPDASRSVSVASSLLSDESAKKFIQDLRDDYVRIREQHANKKAAPTISLEAARKNREMIDWSSYVPEKPKFIGRRVFKNFALSDIAKYIDWTPFFQTWDLAGKFPAILDDEIVGVEARKVFEDAQALLDKLIKGQWLQADAVVAFYPANTIGDDIVLYSDEAREHPLFVWHNLRQQSERPVVEGVRRPNRCLADYVAPKDLGVADYLGCFAVTTGHGVEKKVAEFQAKHDDYSAIMLKALADRLAEAFAELMHHRVRTDLWGYATDEILTNDQMINEEYRGIRPAPGYPACPAHEVKEDLLRVIGSEDIGMTLTESMAMNPASSVSGFYLAHPDARYFNVGKLSDDQVEDLAKRRGQSVEDTRRQLASLLD
- a CDS encoding homocysteine S-methyltransferase family protein, translated to MQFNGLSQPYTRGQALPELLKQRILILDGAMGTMIQQYKLTEADYRGLPGNTRFADHPGDIKGNNELLVLTQPQIISKIHEQYLDAGADIIETNTFGATSVAQEDYKMAGLAREMNEVSAKLARAACEKYSTPEKPRFAAGAIGPTPKTASISPDVNDPGARNVTFDALRASYREQIEGLFAGGVDLFLVETIFDTLNAKAALFALDEFFEETGERLPVMISGTVTDASGRILSGQTVEAFWNSLRHIKPLTFGLNCALGAALMRPYIAELARICDAAVSCYPNAGLPNPMSDTGFDETPEITSSLVDGFAKDGLVNLVGGCCGTTPDHIRAIADAVAKRKPRAFYRENAGVAA
- a CDS encoding PhaM family polyhydroxyalkanoate granule multifunctional regulatory protein, with the translated sequence MFGTIPEFNQSLDMFKTMWGQGAAAQAGQFPFSADASKAGGGFGAAFPGLDVDELEKRIKDLKSVENWLNLNLNILKSTIQGLEVQHATMMALKSFGDAVSAAGAAATSPSETSETTSTKSTKAKPRKTAARRPRKAGDPTFLDEVGNSDEQ